A DNA window from Acidobacteriota bacterium contains the following coding sequences:
- a CDS encoding type II toxin-antitoxin system Phd/YefM family antitoxin, which translates to MDRWQLQDAKNRFSELVDTVLTTGPQMVTRRGKDAVVVIPAKVYRQLTRPSGSLLEFFANSPLRGARLDLVRDEDTGRRVRL; encoded by the coding sequence CTGGACCGATGGCAGCTGCAGGATGCAAAGAACCGCTTCAGCGAGCTGGTCGACACGGTACTGACGACCGGGCCGCAGATGGTGACCCGCCGGGGCAAGGACGCCGTGGTCGTGATACCGGCCAAGGTCTATCGGCAGCTGACGCGACCCAGCGGCAGCCTCCTGGAGTTCTTCGCCAACTCTCCCCTGAGAGGCGCGCGACTCGACCTCGTCCGTGACGAGGACACCGGACGGAGGGTCCGTCTGTGA
- a CDS encoding HD-GYP domain-containing protein → MTTPAEGRLQQYAEVVQRLSGALRSAVLYSISHPSVGEHISGLLAAVHALHQVEPVVLIGFIGGEVIADNTPLLDVTTHRAELIQYMQALGINRLVLDRGVTLDEITTFVQAVVKPVQPGLPGQEADRSGTVDLDFVKLPHLRAGRIPVDVTSGQWGSRAITIRQVYSGSVESARMIWESTRLEGTPDAPVAHETVEHLAEAVDSSSGMMIGLTGMKQHDEYTFTHMVNVSILTMAQARTLGVGGHQLRVLGLAAMLHDIGKVRAPLEILNKPSALTPAEFTIMKRHTTDGAAILRAAHEMPRLAAIVAFEHHLRQDGTGYPAGLTRESLNLGSVLCAISDTYDAMRSQRSYNSPSPAHRIASFMMSNDGSAFDKHLVRRFIDLMGIFPPGTLVRLTSGEIAVVVANDGPDPSLPTVNVLFDVSGARLPTVETRSLWGDASGAHEPDGGGIESVVDAAAYDLDPIGCLQTP, encoded by the coding sequence ATGACCACTCCAGCCGAAGGCCGCTTGCAGCAGTACGCAGAGGTCGTCCAACGCCTGAGCGGAGCCCTGCGCTCGGCGGTTCTCTATTCGATCTCGCATCCGAGCGTTGGCGAACATATCAGCGGCCTGCTGGCCGCCGTCCACGCGTTGCACCAGGTCGAACCGGTCGTGCTGATCGGGTTCATCGGCGGCGAAGTGATTGCCGACAACACGCCGCTGCTTGACGTCACCACCCATCGCGCCGAGCTCATTCAGTACATGCAGGCTCTCGGCATCAACCGTTTGGTGTTGGACCGGGGCGTCACGCTCGATGAGATCACGACGTTCGTCCAGGCGGTGGTGAAGCCGGTTCAGCCCGGTCTCCCCGGCCAGGAAGCGGACCGGTCCGGCACCGTCGATCTCGACTTTGTCAAACTCCCGCATCTGCGAGCGGGCCGCATCCCGGTGGATGTGACGTCCGGACAGTGGGGATCACGCGCGATCACGATACGGCAGGTCTACAGCGGATCGGTCGAATCGGCCCGCATGATATGGGAGAGCACGCGGCTCGAGGGAACGCCGGACGCCCCGGTCGCTCACGAAACGGTTGAGCACCTGGCGGAGGCGGTCGACAGCTCGTCGGGGATGATGATCGGTCTCACGGGCATGAAGCAGCATGACGAATACACGTTCACCCACATGGTGAACGTGTCGATCCTGACGATGGCCCAGGCGCGCACGCTGGGGGTCGGGGGGCACCAGCTGCGGGTCCTCGGTCTGGCGGCGATGCTGCACGACATCGGCAAGGTCCGAGCGCCGCTCGAGATCCTCAACAAACCCTCGGCGCTGACGCCTGCCGAATTCACGATCATGAAACGCCACACAACCGATGGGGCCGCCATTCTCCGTGCCGCCCACGAGATGCCTCGCCTCGCCGCGATCGTCGCGTTCGAACACCATCTCCGTCAGGACGGGACCGGCTATCCCGCGGGTCTCACGCGCGAGAGCCTGAACCTGGGTTCGGTGCTGTGCGCCATCTCCGACACCTACGACGCCATGCGGTCGCAGCGGAGCTACAACTCACCGTCTCCGGCCCATCGGATCGCCAGCTTCATGATGAGCAACGACGGAAGTGCGTTCGACAAACATCTCGTTCGCCGGTTCATCGACCTGATGGGGATTTTCCCGCCCGGCACGCTCGTCCGTCTCACCAGCGGAGAGATCGCGGTCGTGGTCGCCAATGACGGCCCCGACCCCTCGCTGCCCACCGTCAATGTGCTGTTCGATGTCTCGGGCGCGCGATTGCCAACTGTCGAGACTCGGAGCCTGTGGGGCGACGCGAGCGGCGCGCACGAGCCCGACGGCGGGGGGATCGAATCCGTGGTGGACGCGGCGGCGTACGATCTCGACCCGATCGGTTGCCTGCAGACGCCGTAA
- a CDS encoding adenine phosphoribosyltransferase, whose amino-acid sequence MAGSIAFDAEFLKSRIRHVPDFPKPGILFYDITTLLREPDGFKAVIDHLAAPYAGSGIDLVLGIESRGFILGGAVADRLGAGFCPIRKPGKLPARTIRESFQLEYGSDALELHHDAVAPGQRVLLVDDVLATGGTARAAASLVQQLGGDLRALAFLIELDFLKGRDKLAGQRVDSLLHY is encoded by the coding sequence ATGGCTGGCAGCATCGCGTTCGACGCGGAGTTCCTGAAATCGAGAATCCGTCACGTGCCGGATTTTCCCAAGCCGGGCATCCTGTTCTACGACATCACCACATTGCTTCGGGAGCCCGATGGATTCAAGGCGGTCATCGACCACCTGGCCGCTCCGTATGCCGGGAGCGGCATTGACCTGGTGCTCGGAATCGAGAGCCGGGGCTTCATCCTGGGTGGGGCGGTGGCGGATCGACTCGGTGCGGGATTCTGTCCGATCCGGAAGCCAGGCAAACTGCCGGCCAGGACCATCCGCGAGTCCTTCCAGCTGGAGTACGGATCGGACGCGCTCGAACTGCACCATGACGCCGTTGCTCCGGGCCAGCGTGTGCTGCTGGTCGACGACGTGCTGGCTACCGGCGGCACGGCGCGCGCGGCGGCTTCACTTGTTCAACAGCTTGGCGGCGATCTGCGGGCGCTGGCGTTCCTGATAGAGCTGGACTTTCTCAAGGGGCGCGACAAGCTGGCGGGGCAGAGGGTCGACAGCCTCCTCCACTACTGA
- a CDS encoding cold shock domain-containing protein: MDTTGQRETGVLTTWRDEKGYGFIKADTGGPDVFVHVNAWTVGEPSIGGRVTFTRTDAPKGPRAADVESV; this comes from the coding sequence ATGGACACGACAGGACAGCGAGAGACGGGCGTATTGACGACGTGGCGGGACGAAAAGGGGTACGGGTTCATCAAGGCGGACACGGGCGGCCCGGACGTGTTCGTCCATGTGAACGCCTGGACCGTGGGCGAGCCCAGCATCGGCGGCCGGGTGACGTTCACGCGGACGGATGCGCCGAAGGGACCACGGGCGGCGGATGTGGAATCGGTGTAG
- a CDS encoding FAD-dependent oxidoreductase has translation MTHSLRPAALDLGVPGFTYADLHEPSRLRELYEVFAREVERNEPELWFEWDRYRTAPDDPRPAPEVSGLLVRMASQVSAFIGRLFRVERELDALSAATAGQNAIFRFKADFVRRRVLPLLKTSSAPAANAEDERVVCDLLADTALSDDRELALASAGCRLLDREGAAARSGDATEQATVAASLEALKRWSAARLHDPAYASWVLFRFPEGLDFFNLVRVERVEPAHPTVLTGPASQLRRRDGFTLTDPRMTGREVLSEIHYCILCHERDKDSCAKGLAGKDGKATANPLGIPLDGCPLDEKISEMHLLRKRGDALGALALVTLDNPMCPGTGHRICNDCMKACIYQKQDPVNIPQAESGVLTDVLALPWGVEIYGLLTRWNPLNVRRPYPLPYNGLKVLVVGLGPAGYTLAHYLLNEGFGVVGLDGLKIEPLPEAITGTDDVAPEPVRDWNRIYSRLDERPLEGFGGVSEYGITVRWDKNFLTLLHMTLARRRTLKMYGGIRFGGTLPIEGAWDLGFDHIAIAAGAGRPTILDMKNNLLRGIRQASDLLMALQLTGAFKRQALANLQVRMPAVVIGGGLTAIDTATEVMAFYPLQVEKTLDRFEALSATIGEAAVRQVYDPEELQLLDEFLADGREVHRERRRAADAGESPNFVPLMQQRGGVSVVYRKSMVDSPAYRLNHEEITKALEEGIRFVERMSPEEAVPDQFGHVASVRFREQINENGKWREGAATVTLPARSVFVAAGTTPNIISEREHPGTFALDDKRRFFKAHDIERGEDGRFRLVPAREGFFTSHERDGRFVTYYGDNHPKYAGNVVKAMASARDGFHQIVKLFAEESATVDAATQRARDAAWRRFTADLDERFLAHVVSITRLTPTIVDVLVKAPAAARRFEPGQFFRLQNFETLSPILGAGPDAPRMLMEGLALTGAAVDREQGLLSMIALEMGVSSRLCAYLRPGDPVLVMGPTGSPTEIPRGEHVLLAGGGLGNAVLFSIGKAMRAKGNRVLYFAGYKRGEDLFKREDVEASADQLIWTTDAGRPIEPSRPQDSHFRGNIVQAMVAFAKGELGLVLIPMPSVDRIIAIGSDRMMAAVKAARLTVLEPYLKDDHIAIASINSPMQCMMKEVCAQCLQRQVDPKTGQETIVFTCFNQDQLMDRVDFPNLQGRLRQNTVQEKLASLWLDKLLAEHPLPHV, from the coding sequence ATGACCCACTCACTTCGTCCGGCCGCCCTGGACCTCGGAGTGCCCGGCTTCACGTACGCCGATCTCCACGAACCGTCCCGTCTGCGCGAGCTCTACGAGGTGTTCGCGCGCGAGGTCGAGCGGAACGAGCCGGAGTTGTGGTTCGAATGGGACAGATATCGGACTGCCCCTGACGATCCGCGGCCTGCTCCGGAAGTGTCCGGGCTGCTCGTGAGAATGGCCTCGCAGGTCAGCGCGTTTATCGGCCGGCTGTTCCGCGTCGAGCGGGAACTCGATGCATTATCGGCAGCGACCGCTGGTCAGAACGCGATCTTCCGATTCAAGGCCGACTTCGTCCGGCGCCGCGTGCTCCCCCTGCTCAAGACTTCTTCGGCGCCCGCGGCCAACGCGGAGGACGAACGTGTCGTATGCGACCTGCTCGCCGACACGGCCTTGAGTGATGACCGAGAGTTGGCCCTGGCTTCCGCCGGCTGTCGCCTCCTCGACCGCGAAGGCGCCGCGGCACGATCGGGAGACGCGACCGAGCAGGCCACCGTCGCCGCCTCGCTTGAGGCGCTGAAGCGCTGGTCTGCTGCCCGCCTGCACGATCCGGCGTACGCGTCGTGGGTGCTCTTCCGGTTCCCCGAGGGGCTGGACTTTTTCAATCTGGTCCGCGTCGAACGCGTCGAGCCTGCGCATCCGACCGTGCTCACGGGCCCGGCGTCGCAGTTGCGTCGCCGCGACGGCTTCACCCTGACCGACCCCCGAATGACCGGGCGCGAGGTGTTGAGCGAGATCCACTACTGCATCCTCTGTCACGAACGCGACAAGGACTCGTGCGCGAAGGGGCTGGCGGGGAAAGACGGCAAGGCCACCGCCAACCCGTTGGGCATCCCTCTCGACGGCTGTCCGCTCGACGAGAAGATCTCTGAGATGCATCTGCTTCGAAAACGGGGCGACGCGCTCGGGGCGCTGGCGCTGGTGACGCTGGACAACCCGATGTGTCCAGGGACGGGCCACCGGATCTGCAACGATTGCATGAAGGCCTGCATCTACCAGAAGCAGGATCCGGTCAACATTCCACAGGCAGAATCTGGCGTGCTCACCGACGTGCTCGCCCTGCCATGGGGTGTCGAGATCTACGGTCTGCTCACCCGCTGGAATCCGCTCAACGTTCGTCGTCCGTATCCGCTCCCCTACAACGGCCTGAAGGTGCTCGTCGTCGGGCTCGGCCCGGCAGGCTACACGCTTGCCCACTATCTCCTTAACGAAGGCTTCGGCGTCGTCGGGCTCGACGGTCTCAAGATCGAGCCGCTGCCGGAGGCAATTACCGGCACAGACGATGTCGCTCCGGAGCCGGTGCGAGACTGGAACCGGATCTACAGCCGGCTCGACGAGCGTCCGCTCGAAGGATTCGGAGGCGTGTCCGAATATGGCATCACCGTCAGGTGGGACAAGAACTTCCTGACGCTGCTCCACATGACGCTGGCGCGCCGGCGGACGTTGAAGATGTATGGCGGCATCAGGTTTGGCGGAACCCTGCCGATTGAAGGGGCCTGGGACCTGGGCTTCGATCACATCGCCATCGCGGCGGGAGCCGGTCGCCCGACGATCCTGGACATGAAGAACAACCTGTTGCGCGGAATCCGGCAGGCCAGCGATCTGCTCATGGCGCTGCAGCTTACAGGCGCGTTCAAGCGCCAGGCGCTCGCCAATCTCCAGGTGCGCATGCCCGCGGTCGTCATCGGCGGCGGTCTGACGGCGATCGACACCGCCACCGAAGTGATGGCGTTCTACCCGCTGCAGGTCGAGAAGACACTGGACCGGTTCGAGGCGCTGTCGGCGACGATCGGCGAGGCTGCCGTGCGCCAGGTCTACGACCCGGAAGAGTTGCAGTTGCTCGACGAGTTTCTCGCCGACGGCCGCGAGGTGCACCGGGAGCGGCGGCGGGCGGCGGATGCGGGCGAGTCGCCGAACTTCGTACCCTTGATGCAGCAACGGGGCGGCGTGTCGGTGGTCTACCGCAAGAGCATGGTGGACTCCCCTGCCTATAGATTGAACCACGAAGAAATCACCAAGGCCCTCGAGGAAGGGATCCGTTTCGTGGAACGGATGAGTCCGGAAGAGGCGGTGCCGGACCAGTTCGGTCATGTCGCCTCCGTGCGGTTCCGCGAGCAAATCAACGAGAACGGCAAGTGGCGGGAGGGTGCCGCGACCGTCACGCTACCTGCCCGTTCTGTGTTCGTTGCTGCCGGCACCACACCGAACATCATTTCCGAGCGCGAACACCCCGGCACCTTTGCGCTCGATGACAAGCGCCGGTTCTTCAAGGCCCACGACATCGAGAGGGGCGAGGACGGGCGCTTCCGCCTTGTCCCTGCACGGGAGGGTTTCTTCACGTCGCACGAACGCGATGGCCGGTTCGTCACGTACTACGGCGACAACCACCCGAAGTACGCTGGGAACGTCGTGAAGGCCATGGCGTCGGCGCGGGATGGCTTTCATCAAATCGTCAAGTTGTTTGCCGAAGAGTCCGCCACCGTCGACGCCGCCACGCAGCGGGCCCGCGACGCCGCTTGGCGGAGGTTCACGGCGGATCTGGACGAGCGGTTCCTGGCCCATGTCGTGTCGATTACGCGCCTGACGCCGACGATTGTGGATGTGCTTGTAAAGGCGCCGGCGGCCGCGCGTCGGTTCGAGCCTGGGCAGTTCTTCCGGCTGCAGAACTTCGAGACCCTCTCTCCGATCCTGGGCGCCGGCCCCGACGCGCCGCGGATGCTGATGGAGGGTCTGGCGCTGACCGGTGCCGCCGTCGACCGGGAACAGGGTCTGCTGTCGATGATTGCGCTCGAAATGGGTGTGTCGAGCCGGCTGTGTGCGTATCTGCGGCCGGGTGATCCCGTACTTGTGATGGGGCCCACGGGTTCGCCCACCGAGATTCCCAGGGGCGAACATGTGCTGCTGGCTGGCGGCGGCCTGGGCAACGCGGTGTTGTTCTCCATCGGCAAGGCGATGCGCGCCAAGGGCAACCGCGTGCTTTACTTCGCGGGCTACAAACGGGGCGAGGATCTGTTCAAACGCGAGGATGTGGAGGCCTCGGCCGATCAGCTGATCTGGACCACGGATGCCGGGCGCCCCATCGAACCGAGCCGGCCGCAGGACTCTCACTTCCGCGGCAACATCGTCCAGGCCATGGTGGCGTTTGCGAAGGGCGAGCTTGGCCTCGTGCTGATTCCGATGCCGTCGGTGGACCGGATCATCGCCATCGGCTCAGACCGGATGATGGCGGCGGTCAAGGCCGCACGCCTCACCGTGCTCGAGCCGTATCTGAAAGACGATCACATCGCGATCGCAAGCATCAACTCGCCGATGCAATGCATGATGAAGGAAGTCTGCGCCCAGTGCCTGCAGCGGCAGGTGGACCCGAAGACGGGTCAGGAGACGATCGTCTTCACGTGCTTCAATCAGGATCAATTGATGGATCGGGTGGACTTCCCGAATCTGCAGGGCCGACTGCGACAGAACACCGTGCAGGAGAAGCTGGCCAGCCTCTGGCTCGACAAACTGCTGGCCGAGCATCCCCTGCCCCACGTGTAA
- a CDS encoding HEAT repeat domain-containing protein: protein MATDASTTKPFDETPVLEFARAFRAAVRAVGFYPATHQSVVAALDKVVAAANIASAKGSLSLSILPGAFLAGGVLIDSTQTVVGELAAILHRHGVGAMSVDGKASVEAWRALFVLLGRTPEEMRAAGGIQRQWKTLRHRSPAILEIDFGALLRGQVGGDFNELAGIISHYLETAGVGASLLDDPCGALKRAVDNAADEPQAVAAILRELRAAAQLTWAAAPAQFDDVFRRAAAIGEHLSAGTMAGLLDQRGSAEATVGTLDIVTALVERMSDTTVSQFVAKAIEPSAAASPRLSEVITTLLPDAVRRRRVLVAAQGVGFEAGVLEKWAELERDLNAYSDSKFVPEQYARKLQSVNTRADSVVQRTPDPPARIAAWLNSIEDDTVNQLDVQFLLDLARVETQPVRTGAVLEILRDHVVEAADAGNWTDAARVAEAIKQVASESDDGLRRTSAAEILQKLAASTATREALAELSHADPPESSDAIIRLLTAIGPGIVPVVVRQWAVESDVSARARAERLVTALGEPGRRALRRVLGVEKDSPPVRVAAIRLLRLTGDSDDASALGTCLADSHPDVRREAFQALATSSTDRARDILASGIAGADAASQMVFVEQVAGLGRQHAVPILARFVLRVDQTAIAPRVYRLVISALRQAGTDEAARALMLVFGRTRWRAPYRALRFRIAAASALRAIGGPWTGAALRALAGFGQPSPVSRTQAQTSKTAVSDRTRTP, encoded by the coding sequence ATGGCGACCGATGCCAGCACGACGAAGCCGTTCGACGAGACGCCTGTTCTGGAATTCGCGCGGGCGTTTCGCGCCGCCGTGCGCGCGGTCGGGTTCTATCCCGCCACGCATCAGTCGGTGGTCGCCGCGCTTGACAAGGTTGTCGCTGCCGCTAACATCGCTTCCGCAAAAGGGTCGCTCTCTCTCTCCATCCTCCCGGGGGCTTTCCTGGCCGGGGGTGTCCTGATTGACAGCACCCAGACGGTGGTCGGCGAACTGGCCGCGATTCTGCACCGCCATGGCGTCGGCGCCATGAGTGTCGACGGCAAGGCTAGCGTTGAGGCGTGGCGGGCGTTGTTTGTGCTGCTCGGCCGCACCCCGGAAGAGATGCGGGCCGCAGGAGGGATCCAGCGACAGTGGAAGACACTGCGTCATCGGAGCCCGGCCATCCTGGAGATCGATTTCGGCGCCCTGCTGCGCGGACAGGTCGGCGGCGACTTCAACGAACTGGCAGGCATCATCAGTCATTACCTCGAGACAGCGGGTGTCGGCGCGTCGCTGCTGGACGACCCCTGCGGTGCGCTGAAGCGCGCGGTGGACAACGCCGCCGACGAACCTCAGGCAGTCGCGGCTATCCTGCGCGAATTGCGGGCGGCGGCGCAACTCACGTGGGCAGCCGCACCGGCCCAGTTCGATGACGTGTTCCGTCGGGCCGCGGCGATAGGGGAACACCTCAGTGCGGGCACGATGGCCGGGCTGCTCGATCAACGCGGTTCGGCCGAAGCGACGGTCGGTACGCTGGATATCGTGACGGCTCTTGTGGAACGGATGTCCGACACGACGGTGTCGCAGTTTGTGGCAAAGGCCATCGAACCGTCAGCGGCGGCATCTCCACGGTTGAGCGAGGTCATTACGACGCTGCTGCCTGATGCCGTCCGACGTCGCCGCGTCCTGGTGGCGGCGCAAGGCGTCGGGTTCGAAGCAGGAGTCCTGGAGAAGTGGGCGGAACTCGAGCGCGATTTGAACGCCTATTCCGACAGCAAGTTCGTGCCCGAACAGTACGCGCGCAAACTCCAGTCCGTCAACACGAGGGCTGACTCGGTGGTGCAGCGCACGCCAGACCCGCCCGCGCGGATCGCCGCGTGGCTGAACTCGATCGAGGACGACACGGTCAACCAGCTCGATGTTCAGTTTCTACTCGATCTCGCGCGCGTGGAGACTCAACCGGTTCGGACCGGCGCGGTGCTGGAGATCCTGCGCGACCACGTAGTCGAGGCTGCAGACGCCGGCAATTGGACGGACGCGGCACGTGTCGCTGAGGCGATCAAGCAGGTGGCGTCGGAATCGGATGACGGCCTCCGGCGGACGTCAGCTGCGGAGATCCTCCAGAAACTGGCGGCCTCTACGGCCACGCGGGAGGCGCTGGCGGAGCTTTCCCATGCAGATCCGCCGGAGTCGTCCGATGCCATCATCCGACTGCTGACCGCCATCGGACCAGGAATCGTGCCGGTGGTCGTTCGTCAGTGGGCGGTCGAGAGTGACGTGTCGGCCCGCGCGCGCGCCGAACGCCTCGTCACCGCCCTGGGAGAACCAGGACGCCGGGCCCTTCGCCGGGTGCTTGGTGTGGAGAAGGACTCGCCACCGGTACGGGTCGCCGCGATCCGGCTGCTGCGGCTCACTGGGGATTCGGACGACGCATCGGCGCTCGGGACGTGCCTCGCGGATTCTCACCCCGACGTTCGGCGCGAAGCCTTCCAGGCGCTGGCCACCTCGTCAACGGACCGGGCACGCGACATCCTGGCGAGCGGGATCGCCGGGGCAGATGCGGCCAGCCAGATGGTCTTCGTGGAACAGGTGGCCGGGCTGGGGCGGCAGCACGCCGTTCCCATTCTCGCGCGCTTCGTACTGCGAGTGGATCAGACTGCGATCGCGCCGCGCGTCTATCGGCTGGTCATCTCGGCCTTGCGACAGGCCGGCACTGACGAAGCAGCCAGGGCACTGATGCTGGTGTTCGGCCGGACGCGGTGGCGTGCCCCCTATCGAGCGCTGCGATTCAGAATCGCGGCCGCCTCGGCGTTGCGGGCGATTGGCGGGCCTTGGACTGGCGCCGCGCTCCGGGCTTTGGCCGGATTTGGTCAGCCGAGCCCAGTTTCGCGGACGCAAGCCCAGACGTCGAAGACAGCCGTGTCGGACCGGACGCGTACGCCATGA
- a CDS encoding acylphosphatase yields the protein MLESRTYHIAGRVQGVGFRWFTHDAASREGLVGVVRNEPDGGVEVIVEGDRLALDRFEGAIRRGPTGARVDAVEREIGPASGYYADFSIRG from the coding sequence ATGCTCGAATCACGCACGTATCACATCGCCGGTCGGGTCCAGGGCGTGGGCTTTCGCTGGTTCACGCATGACGCGGCGAGCCGGGAGGGACTGGTCGGCGTCGTCAGGAATGAGCCCGACGGCGGCGTCGAGGTGATCGTCGAAGGAGACAGGCTGGCGCTTGACCGGTTCGAGGGCGCCATTCGGCGCGGCCCGACTGGTGCGCGGGTTGATGCGGTTGAGCGGGAGATTGGCCCGGCCTCCGGGTACTACGCGGACTTTTCAATCAGGGGATGA
- a CDS encoding J domain-containing protein — protein MNGTGFVDYYELLQLSSNADFDTIERVFRHLAKRFHPDNEVSADPDQFRQIVDAHKTLADPEARVAYDVKYQEYWNSKWRLASEASDGTAFGDDRETREHLLSLLYVQRRRNMNNPGLGEYEMARLLRTPVELVEFHVWYLKAKGWVERLDTGQLAISAMGVDQVEQGRLRLSHDHLLESHDVATKIEAPGPAGPSGSEVDRTQGKLPDA, from the coding sequence GTGAATGGCACAGGTTTTGTCGATTACTACGAGTTGCTGCAACTGAGTTCGAATGCCGACTTCGACACGATCGAACGCGTCTTCAGGCATCTCGCCAAGAGGTTCCACCCCGACAACGAAGTGTCCGCGGACCCTGACCAGTTCCGCCAGATTGTCGACGCCCACAAGACGCTGGCCGATCCGGAGGCCCGTGTCGCGTACGACGTGAAGTATCAGGAGTACTGGAACAGCAAGTGGAGGCTGGCGTCGGAGGCGAGTGACGGCACCGCCTTCGGGGACGACCGCGAAACCCGCGAGCACCTGCTGTCACTCCTGTACGTCCAGCGGCGACGCAATATGAACAACCCGGGCCTTGGTGAGTACGAAATGGCCCGTCTGCTTCGTACGCCGGTCGAGCTGGTGGAATTCCACGTGTGGTACCTGAAGGCCAAGGGCTGGGTGGAGCGTCTCGACACGGGACAACTGGCGATCAGCGCCATGGGTGTCGATCAGGTCGAGCAGGGCCGGCTCAGGCTCAGTCACGACCATCTCCTTGAGTCCCACGATGTTGCCACCAAGATAGAGGCCCCAGGACCTGCGGGGCCCTCCGGTTCTGAGGTCGACCGGACTCAAGGGAAGCTCCCGGACGCCTGA
- a CDS encoding type II toxin-antitoxin system VapC family toxin — protein sequence MRYVLDTCLISELQKSRPSKAVCAWLAAQNEEDLYLSVLTLGEIQKGISQLADGKKKTRLQSWLDRDLRGRFQGRIAPVTEEVALTWGRVSGEALRRGRPLSVIDALIAATGIAIDATIVTRDDAGIGATRATTVNPWAS from the coding sequence GTGAGATACGTTCTCGACACCTGTCTCATCTCCGAACTCCAGAAGTCGCGGCCATCGAAGGCCGTGTGCGCCTGGCTGGCGGCGCAGAACGAGGAAGACCTGTATCTGAGCGTCCTCACGCTCGGCGAGATTCAGAAAGGCATCTCCCAACTCGCGGACGGCAAGAAGAAGACGCGGCTCCAGTCGTGGCTGGATCGCGATTTGCGCGGCCGGTTTCAAGGACGGATCGCGCCGGTCACAGAAGAGGTGGCGCTGACGTGGGGACGGGTGTCCGGCGAAGCACTGCGACGGGGCAGGCCGCTATCGGTGATCGACGCGCTGATTGCGGCCACGGGGATCGCCATCGATGCCACGATCGTCACGCGGGACGACGCGGGAATCGGCGCAACTAGGGCGACGACGGTCAATCCCTGGGCATCTTAG